The Agromyces marinus genome window below encodes:
- a CDS encoding sugar nucleotide-binding protein, which yields MTGAPTPLAVLPTEIPGLLVVEHPVHGDARGWFAEHWQREKMTALGLPDFGPVQQNVSCNAAVGTTRGFHAEPWDKYVGVTTGRAFGAWVDLRGGAGHGRVVTRELRPGVTVFVPRGVANAFQTLEPDTAYTYLVNDHWSPGAVYSAVDLADPALGVAWPVPLEQAVLSDKDRSNPWLADAVPVPPRTTLVLGGTGQLGRALRAAIDQTAVDAGGPGAPVRFPTRADLDLGDAESIAGYDWSDVGTIVNAAAYTAVDAAEGEGRADAWAVNAAAVAALAEIAIRRRIALVHVSTDYVFDGRSAPHREDAPIGPLGVYGASKAAGELAAQVVPQHYLVRTSWVVGDGPNFVRTMRRLADDGASPAVVADQTGRLTFADELARAILHLLETRPPYGTYHVSNGGPVTSWFDVAREVFTLVGADPELITATTSAEYAASAVAAGRTYAPRPARSEFDLGRIRRTGFEPEAALTALRRYLRSG from the coding sequence GTGACCGGCGCGCCGACCCCGCTCGCGGTCCTCCCGACCGAGATCCCCGGGCTGCTCGTGGTGGAGCATCCGGTGCACGGCGACGCGCGCGGATGGTTCGCCGAGCACTGGCAGCGCGAGAAGATGACCGCGCTCGGGCTGCCCGACTTCGGCCCGGTGCAGCAGAACGTGTCCTGCAACGCGGCCGTCGGGACCACGCGCGGGTTCCACGCCGAACCCTGGGACAAGTACGTCGGCGTGACGACCGGGCGCGCATTCGGCGCCTGGGTCGACCTTCGTGGCGGCGCCGGTCACGGGCGGGTCGTCACCCGCGAACTGCGCCCTGGAGTGACGGTGTTCGTGCCCCGCGGCGTCGCGAACGCGTTCCAGACCCTCGAGCCCGACACCGCGTACACGTACCTCGTGAACGACCACTGGTCGCCCGGCGCGGTCTACTCCGCGGTCGACCTGGCCGACCCCGCCCTCGGCGTGGCATGGCCGGTTCCGCTCGAGCAGGCCGTGCTCTCGGACAAGGACCGCTCCAATCCGTGGCTCGCGGACGCGGTGCCCGTGCCGCCTCGCACGACGCTCGTGCTCGGCGGGACCGGACAGCTCGGTCGCGCCCTGCGCGCGGCGATCGACCAGACGGCGGTCGACGCCGGTGGGCCGGGCGCGCCGGTCCGCTTCCCGACGCGTGCCGACCTCGACCTCGGCGACGCCGAGTCGATCGCCGGCTACGACTGGTCCGACGTGGGCACCATCGTCAATGCAGCCGCGTACACGGCCGTCGACGCGGCGGAGGGCGAGGGCCGCGCCGATGCCTGGGCCGTCAACGCGGCCGCCGTCGCCGCGCTCGCCGAGATCGCGATCCGACGCCGGATCGCCCTCGTGCACGTCTCGACCGACTACGTCTTCGACGGCCGCAGCGCTCCGCACCGGGAGGACGCGCCGATCGGGCCGCTCGGCGTCTACGGTGCCTCGAAGGCCGCGGGCGAACTCGCCGCGCAGGTGGTCCCGCAGCACTACCTGGTGCGGACGAGCTGGGTCGTCGGCGACGGCCCCAACTTCGTGCGCACCATGCGGCGGCTCGCCGACGACGGCGCATCCCCGGCCGTGGTCGCCGACCAGACGGGTCGCCTCACCTTCGCCGACGAACTCGCCCGCGCGATCCTCCACCTGCTCGAGACCCGGCCGCCGTACGGCACGTACCACGTCTCCAACGGCGGCCCGGTGACCAGCTGGTTCGACGTCGCGCGCGAGGTGTTCACGCTCGTCGGCGCCGACCCCGAACTGATCACCGCGACGACGAGCGCTGAGTACGCGGCATCCGCTGTCGCTGCGGGGCGCACCTACGCGCCGCGACCCGCTCGGAGCGAGTTCGACCTCGGGCGCATCCGCCGGACCGGCTTCGAGCCGGAAGCAGCGCTGACCGCGCTGCGCCGGTACCTCCGGAGCGGATGA
- the rfbB gene encoding dTDP-glucose 4,6-dehydratase translates to MSTLLVTGGAGFIGSNFVRRVLADTEHEVLVLDKLTYAGDQMSLAGLPGPRLGFVRGDVADAELVGRLVDGLDPATDAIVHFAAESHNDNSLAGPRPFLDTNVIGTYTLIEAARRRDIRFHHISTDEVYGDLELDDPAKFTESSAYRPSSPYSSTKAASDLLVAAWVRSFGLRATISGCSNNYGPYQHVEKFIPRQVTNVLRGQRPKLYGTGRNVRDWIHVDDHNSAVLAILERGRIGETYLIGANGERSNREVVETLLELLGRPRDEYDLVGDRPGHDLRYAIDASKLRAETGWEPRFTDFRDGLERTIEWYRANEAWWAPHKDAAEARYAELGR, encoded by the coding sequence ATGAGCACGCTGCTCGTGACCGGCGGTGCCGGCTTCATCGGCTCGAACTTCGTCCGGCGCGTGCTCGCGGACACGGAGCACGAGGTCCTCGTGCTCGACAAGCTGACGTATGCGGGCGATCAGATGTCCTTGGCGGGCCTGCCGGGCCCGCGGCTCGGGTTCGTGCGCGGCGACGTCGCGGATGCCGAGCTGGTGGGGCGGCTGGTCGACGGGCTCGACCCGGCGACCGACGCGATCGTGCATTTCGCGGCGGAGTCGCACAACGACAACTCGCTGGCCGGACCGCGACCGTTCCTGGACACGAACGTGATCGGCACCTACACGCTCATCGAGGCGGCGCGGCGGCGCGACATCCGCTTCCATCACATCTCGACCGACGAGGTCTACGGCGATCTCGAGCTCGACGACCCGGCGAAGTTCACCGAGTCGAGTGCGTACCGGCCGTCGAGTCCCTATTCGTCGACCAAGGCGGCATCGGACCTGCTCGTCGCGGCGTGGGTGCGCAGCTTCGGGCTGCGGGCGACGATCAGCGGATGCTCGAACAACTACGGGCCCTACCAGCACGTGGAGAAGTTCATCCCGCGGCAGGTCACGAACGTGCTGCGCGGGCAGCGGCCCAAGCTGTACGGCACCGGGCGGAACGTGCGCGACTGGATCCATGTCGACGACCACAACAGCGCCGTTCTCGCGATCCTCGAGCGCGGACGAATCGGCGAGACCTACCTCATCGGCGCGAACGGCGAACGGAGCAACCGCGAGGTCGTCGAAACGCTCCTCGAACTCCTGGGCCGGCCGCGCGACGAGTACGACCTGGTCGGCGACCGCCCCGGCCACGACCTCCGCTACGCGATCGACGCGTCGAAGCTGCGCGCCGAGACCGGGTGGGAACCGCGCTTCACCGACTTCCGCGACGGGCTGGAACGCACGATCGAGTGGTACCGGGCGAACGAGGCCTGGTGGGCGCCGCACAAGGACGCCGCCGAGGCACGGTACGCGGAGCTGGGGCGGTGA